In Hyphomicrobiales bacterium, a single window of DNA contains:
- a CDS encoding arsenate reductase ArsC, which produces MSMEKKMPSAVLFICTHNAIRSPMAAALMHAAFGHKIYVASAGIHAGDPDPFVGLIMDEVGLDLTRHRPHSVDDLADSAFDLAITLSPEADAYARDMAKTMAIDVEYWPTPDPSHVHGSREQILESYREVRRGLERRLKGRFG; this is translated from the coding sequence ATGAGCATGGAGAAGAAGATGCCGTCGGCCGTGCTGTTCATCTGCACGCACAACGCCATCCGTTCGCCCATGGCGGCGGCCCTCATGCATGCCGCGTTTGGCCACAAGATCTATGTGGCATCAGCCGGCATTCATGCCGGCGATCCCGATCCCTTCGTGGGGCTGATCATGGACGAGGTGGGGCTGGACCTGACGCGCCACCGGCCGCATTCGGTGGATGACCTCGCCGACTCGGCCTTCGATCTCGCCATCACGCTGTCGCCGGAGGCGGACGCCTATGCGCGGGACATGGCCAAGACCATGGCGATCGACGTGGAATACTGGCCGACGCCCGATCCCTCGCACGTGCATGGCTCGCGCGAGCAGATCCTTGAATCCTACCGCGAGGTGCGGCGCGGGCTGGAGCGGCGGCTGAAGGGCAGGTTCGGTTAG
- a CDS encoding UPF0262 family protein gives MSPRPANRLSAIEVDESIGRGPSPEAEHERNTAIYDLIEDNRFQLSNGMAGPYHLVLSTHEGRLVVDVRDEAQRPLMAFGLSLTPFRRIVKDYFQICDSYYEAIKLGTPAQIETVDMARRGLHNEGSEILMERLKGKVETDMDTARRLFTLICALVWRG, from the coding sequence ATGAGCCCGCGCCCTGCGAACCGCCTTTCCGCAATCGAGGTTGATGAATCGATCGGGCGTGGCCCCTCGCCGGAAGCCGAGCACGAACGCAACACCGCCATCTACGACCTCATCGAGGACAACCGCTTTCAGCTGAGCAACGGCATGGCGGGGCCCTATCATCTGGTGCTGTCCACCCATGAGGGGCGGCTTGTGGTCGACGTGCGCGACGAAGCGCAGCGGCCGCTGATGGCCTTCGGTCTTTCACTCACGCCGTTCCGGCGCATCGTCAAGGACTACTTCCAGATCTGCGACAGCTACTATGAAGCGATCAAGCTCGGCACACCGGCGCAGATCGAGACCGTCGATATGGCGCGCCGCGGCCTGCACAACGAGGGCAGCGAAATCCTGATGGAGCGCCTCAAGGGCAAGGTCGAGACCGACATGGATACGGCGCGGCGGCTTTTCACCCTGATCTGCGCGCTGGTGTGGCGGGGATGA
- a CDS encoding 30S ribosomal protein S21, translated as MKIIVRDNNVEQALRVLKKKMQREGLFRQLKQGEAFEKPSEKRVREKAEAIRRARKAQRKKMQREGLLPMPKPKPRVPRPGQNRSPFNPDGPQASVVPAKS; from the coding sequence ATGAAGATCATTGTCCGCGACAACAATGTCGAACAGGCGTTGCGCGTGTTGAAGAAGAAGATGCAGCGTGAAGGCCTGTTCCGCCAGTTGAAGCAGGGCGAGGCCTTCGAGAAGCCGTCGGAAAAGCGTGTGCGCGAGAAGGCCGAGGCCATCCGCCGTGCCCGCAAGGCCCAACGGAAGAAGATGCAGCGCGAGGGCCTCCTGCCCATGCCGAAGCCGAAGCCCCGTGTTCCGCGCCCCGGCCAGAACCGCAGCCCGTTCAATCCGGACGGTCCGCAGGCGTCCGTCGTTCCCGCGAAGTCCTAA
- a CDS encoding cold-shock protein, whose translation MPTGTVKWFNSQKGFGFIQPETGGPDVFVHISAVERAGMNGLNEGQKVSFEVVADRRSGKSSADQLKAIK comes from the coding sequence ATGCCGACAGGCACAGTCAAGTGGTTCAACTCCCAGAAGGGCTTTGGATTTATTCAGCCGGAAACCGGCGGCCCGGACGTGTTCGTCCACATCTCCGCCGTTGAGCGCGCTGGCATGAACGGCCTGAACGAAGGCCAGAAGGTCTCGTTCGAAGTCGTCGCCGACCGCCGCTCGGGCAAGTCTTCGGCCGACCAGCTCAAGGCCATCAAGTAA
- a CDS encoding ATP-dependent DNA helicase, with the protein MAHDNSVIIPAMTASGFGAVSAGRNLAPAEALRALAGTPHLVCHAGFLIERLGHAASASRSDVRAALEQKHFDVAELFAFVCPAQQAVPTPRGLARALALTAPTDADALPLVRDTLLTRLSDPRYPLVRETAETATFLARANWPWSRAVMSALLAANPRLDVGTFATGLNVWDRVDEWEEDGPRPPGRQDEVQPEEAGLVLREALGPDAERREQQRAYAEVALHAFAPRQSPAFNNILVAEAGTGLGKTLGYLAPAWAWSRKNAAATWISTYTKNLQRQLDQETARLLPDPQERRERIVIRKGRENYLCLLNMQESFGRLQAGGTRGALLAALIARWARHSRDGDLIGGDFPSWILSLFPESNLDGETRHPSPQGLGLTDRRGECIYVACPHYKRCFIEKNLRAARKASLVIANHALVLHAAAVDHALGQAATSEEETTPGGLKRIVFDEGHHLFDAADSAFSAHLTAMETAELRRWLRGPENDRRRGRGLAERVGDLVSGEDGGEAILDEVLRAAHALPSSGFMRRIQDGRGDGPAEKFFALLRQQVLARDGTETGHTLEADCLPLIDGLAEATGELAAALIDLKRPMERLAKLLASKLDDEAAELNSAERGRIEALSRSLRRRGELMVGGWITMLHRLIGEKSVNMIEWFDVEQAGSREMDVGFHSHWIDPTEPLALAVLRPADGIIVTSATLKDRPPDLPDDWQNAEMRTGAVHLPYPVRRESFISPFDYPNMARLIVVNDVNRENMDQIAAAYRELFLATHGGALGLFTAISRLRAVHRRIMRPLAEKGLPLYAQHVDPMDTGTLVDLFRAERDACLLGTDAVRDGVDVPGDSLRLIVMDRVPWPTPTILERARKEAFGSPGYTDMVVRLRLRQAFGRLIRSAKDRGCFVMLDARMASRFATAFPPGVAIERMGLVDAIEAAKSFCKTAPR; encoded by the coding sequence ATGGCACATGACAATTCCGTCATCATTCCGGCGATGACCGCTTCCGGCTTCGGTGCCGTGAGCGCGGGGCGGAACCTCGCGCCGGCGGAGGCATTGCGGGCCTTGGCGGGCACTCCGCATCTCGTCTGCCATGCCGGTTTCCTGATCGAGCGATTGGGCCATGCGGCATCTGCATCGCGGAGCGACGTGCGCGCCGCGCTGGAACAGAAACACTTCGATGTGGCGGAACTCTTCGCCTTCGTCTGCCCCGCGCAACAGGCGGTGCCTACGCCGCGCGGTCTGGCGCGTGCCCTCGCGCTCACCGCCCCAACCGATGCAGACGCCCTGCCGCTGGTGCGCGACACTTTGCTCACGCGGCTCTCCGATCCGCGCTATCCGCTGGTCAGGGAAACGGCGGAAACCGCAACCTTCCTCGCACGGGCGAACTGGCCGTGGTCGCGCGCCGTCATGTCGGCGCTGCTGGCGGCCAATCCACGGCTTGATGTGGGCACCTTTGCCACCGGCCTCAATGTGTGGGACCGGGTGGACGAATGGGAGGAAGACGGTCCCCGTCCACCCGGGCGTCAGGACGAAGTCCAGCCGGAAGAAGCAGGCCTTGTGCTCCGCGAGGCACTGGGTCCGGATGCCGAACGGCGTGAACAGCAGAGGGCCTATGCGGAAGTTGCCCTTCACGCCTTTGCGCCGCGGCAGTCTCCCGCCTTCAACAACATTCTCGTTGCCGAGGCGGGCACGGGGCTGGGCAAGACGCTGGGCTATCTCGCACCCGCCTGGGCGTGGTCACGCAAGAACGCGGCGGCGACGTGGATTTCCACCTACACCAAGAACCTGCAACGGCAGCTTGACCAGGAAACGGCGCGCCTCCTCCCCGATCCGCAGGAGCGGCGGGAACGCATCGTCATCCGCAAGGGCCGCGAGAATTATCTCTGCCTTCTCAACATGCAGGAATCCTTCGGCCGCCTGCAGGCGGGCGGAACGCGGGGAGCACTGCTGGCGGCGCTCATCGCCCGGTGGGCGCGGCATTCGCGCGACGGCGACCTGATCGGCGGTGATTTCCCGTCGTGGATCCTGTCGCTGTTCCCTGAGAGCAACCTCGATGGCGAGACACGCCATCCCTCGCCACAGGGTCTTGGCCTCACCGACCGGCGCGGCGAATGCATCTACGTCGCCTGCCCGCACTACAAGCGCTGCTTCATCGAGAAGAACCTGCGGGCCGCGCGCAAGGCCTCGCTGGTGATCGCCAACCACGCACTGGTGCTGCACGCCGCTGCCGTGGACCATGCACTGGGCCAGGCCGCCACCAGCGAGGAAGAGACAACACCAGGCGGATTGAAACGCATCGTCTTCGATGAAGGACATCACCTGTTCGATGCCGCTGATTCCGCTTTCTCGGCGCATCTCACGGCGATGGAGACGGCGGAGTTGCGGCGCTGGTTGCGCGGGCCCGAAAACGACCGCCGCCGGGGACGCGGGCTTGCCGAGCGCGTGGGCGACCTGGTGTCGGGCGAAGACGGCGGCGAGGCCATTCTCGACGAGGTTCTGCGGGCCGCGCATGCGCTGCCGTCGTCCGGCTTCATGCGGCGCATTCAGGATGGCCGGGGCGATGGGCCTGCGGAGAAATTCTTTGCCCTGCTGCGCCAGCAGGTGCTGGCCCGCGACGGCACGGAGACGGGGCATACGCTGGAGGCCGATTGCCTGCCGCTGATCGACGGCCTTGCGGAAGCGACGGGCGAACTTGCGGCCGCACTCATCGATCTCAAGCGCCCCATGGAGCGGTTGGCGAAATTGCTCGCCTCCAAGCTTGATGACGAGGCCGCCGAACTCAACTCCGCCGAACGGGGTCGCATCGAGGCCTTGTCGCGGTCACTGCGGCGGCGGGGTGAACTCATGGTGGGGGGATGGATCACCATGCTGCACCGCCTCATCGGCGAGAAGTCCGTCAACATGATCGAGTGGTTCGACGTGGAACAGGCAGGGAGCCGCGAGATGGACGTGGGCTTCCATTCGCACTGGATCGACCCCACGGAACCGCTGGCGCTGGCGGTGTTGCGTCCAGCCGATGGCATCATCGTCACATCAGCAACGCTGAAAGACCGCCCGCCGGACCTGCCTGATGACTGGCAGAATGCCGAGATGCGCACCGGCGCCGTGCATCTTCCCTATCCCGTGCGGCGCGAAAGTTTCATCTCGCCCTTCGATTACCCGAACATGGCGCGGCTCATCGTCGTCAACGATGTGAACCGCGAGAACATGGACCAGATCGCCGCAGCCTACCGCGAGCTTTTCCTTGCCACGCACGGCGGCGCGCTCGGCCTCTTCACGGCGATCTCGCGGTTGCGCGCAGTGCACCGGCGGATCATGCGGCCGTTGGCAGAAAAGGGCCTGCCGCTCTATGCGCAGCATGTGGATCCGATGGATACGGGCACGCTCGTAGACCTGTTCCGGGCCGAGCGCGATGCCTGCCTGCTGGGGACGGACGCCGTGCGGGACGGTGTGGACGTGCCGGGCGATTCGCTCCGTCTCATCGTCATGGACCGCGTGCCGTGGCCCACGCCCACCATTCTTGAGCGCGCCCGCAAGGAGGCCTTCGGGTCGCCAGGTTACACCGACATGGTGGTGCGCTTGCGCCTGCGGCAGGCCTTCGGGCGGCTCATCCGCTCGGCGAAGGACCGGGGCTGCTTCGTGATGCTCGATGCCCGCATGGCCTCGCGCTTTGCCACCGCCTTCCCGCCCGGCGTAGCCATCGAGCGCATGGGACTTGTTGACGCCATTGAAGCGGCGAAGTCTTTCTGTAAAACCGCGCCCAGGTGA
- a CDS encoding lysine--tRNA ligase, giving the protein MPVSPALRAAALESKAWPFEEARKILKRVEKSGKKNVLFETGYGPSGLPHIGTFGEVARTTMVRRAFELMSDLPTRLLCFSDDMDGMRKIPDNVPDKSFLEPHLQRPLTVVPNPFGGNYESFGHHNNAMLRRFLDTFGFDYEFASATEYYKTGRFDEVLIRALEKYDDIMAVMLPTLGEERQATYSPFLPISPTSGRVLYVPLKAVNPKQGTITFADEDGTDVTVDVRGGRTKLQWKPDFGMRWAALDVDFEMFGKDHQTNAPIYDRICEILGGKAPEHYVYELFLDDGGQKISKSKGNGLTIDEWLTYADTESLALYMYNKPREAKKLYFDVIPRAVDEYAQFLAAYPKQADAKDKLMNPVWHIHSGKPPAPEPGNVTFALLLNLATVANTEDKDVMWAFIKRYMPELSPQTNPRLDKLVGFAIRYFQDFVKPAKQYKLPDETEAKALADLSAGLGLLPEGTLPEDIQKVVYDVGRRPPYTTTQKDGSVGVAQTWFNMLYQVLLGEERGPRFGSFVALYGIANTRALIGKALRGELVK; this is encoded by the coding sequence ATGCCCGTTTCTCCCGCCCTTCGTGCTGCCGCCCTTGAGAGCAAGGCCTGGCCCTTCGAGGAAGCCCGCAAGATTCTGAAGCGGGTGGAGAAATCCGGCAAGAAGAACGTGCTGTTCGAGACCGGCTATGGCCCCTCGGGCCTGCCGCACATCGGCACCTTCGGCGAGGTGGCGCGCACCACCATGGTGCGCCGCGCCTTCGAACTGATGAGCGACCTGCCGACGCGCCTTCTCTGCTTCTCCGATGACATGGATGGCATGCGCAAGATTCCGGACAACGTGCCGGACAAGAGCTTCCTCGAGCCGCACCTGCAGCGCCCGCTCACCGTTGTGCCGAATCCCTTTGGCGGCAACTACGAGAGCTTCGGCCATCACAACAACGCCATGCTCCGCCGCTTCCTTGATACCTTCGGCTTCGACTACGAATTCGCCAGCGCCACGGAATATTACAAGACCGGACGCTTCGACGAGGTGCTGATCCGCGCCCTCGAGAAGTACGACGACATCATGGCGGTGATGCTGCCCACGCTGGGCGAGGAGCGCCAGGCCACCTATTCGCCCTTCCTGCCGATCTCGCCCACTTCGGGCCGCGTTCTCTATGTGCCGCTGAAAGCCGTGAACCCGAAGCAGGGCACCATCACCTTCGCCGACGAGGACGGCACGGACGTGACGGTTGATGTGCGTGGTGGCCGCACCAAGCTGCAGTGGAAGCCGGACTTCGGCATGCGCTGGGCGGCACTGGACGTCGATTTCGAAATGTTCGGCAAGGACCATCAGACCAACGCGCCGATCTACGACCGGATCTGCGAGATCCTCGGCGGCAAGGCGCCGGAGCATTACGTCTACGAGCTTTTCCTTGATGACGGCGGCCAGAAGATTTCCAAGTCGAAGGGGAACGGTCTCACCATCGACGAGTGGCTGACCTATGCCGACACGGAGTCGCTGGCGCTCTACATGTACAACAAGCCGCGCGAGGCGAAGAAGCTCTACTTCGACGTGATCCCGCGCGCCGTGGATGAATACGCCCAGTTCCTCGCCGCCTACCCCAAGCAGGCGGATGCCAAGGACAAGCTGATGAATCCGGTGTGGCACATCCACAGCGGCAAACCGCCGGCACCGGAACCCGGCAACGTCACATTTGCCTTGCTGCTCAACCTGGCAACCGTGGCCAACACGGAAGACAAGGACGTGATGTGGGCTTTCATCAAGCGCTACATGCCGGAGCTTTCCCCGCAGACCAACCCGCGGCTGGACAAGCTGGTGGGCTTTGCCATCCGCTACTTCCAGGATTTCGTGAAGCCAGCCAAGCAGTACAAGCTGCCGGATGAAACCGAGGCGAAGGCGCTGGCCGACCTGTCGGCGGGACTGGGCCTGCTGCCCGAGGGCACGCTGCCGGAAGACATCCAGAAGGTCGTCTACGACGTGGGCCGCCGCCCGCCCTACACCACGACCCAGAAGGATGGCTCGGTGGGCGTGGCCCAGACCTGGTTCAACATGCTCTACCAGGTACTGCTGGGCGAGGAGCGCGGACCCCGGTTCGGCTCCTTCGTGGCGCTTTACGGCATCGCCAACACCCGGGCCCTGATCGGTAAGGCCCTGCGCGGGGAATTGGTGAAATAA
- a CDS encoding dienelactone hydrolase family protein, producing the protein MDQKIINLFDRYTHGGLSRRDFLDRLALAAGSTAAATALLPLLENNYAEAAMVAEDDPRLALSEGEIAPGIKGLLAIPKDATGKLPGVLVIHENRGLNPHIKDVTRRLALEGFVAFGADFLAPRGGTPADEDKAREMIGTLPPADVVAYAQTALKAIAAHPATNGKAGAVGFCWGGGMVNALAVADPTLAAGVAYYGQQPPADAVPKITAPLLLHYGGLDERINAGIAVYEAALKANGKSYELYVYEGANHAFNNDTNATRYNKDAADLAWSRTVAFLKKNVAGIA; encoded by the coding sequence ATGGACCAGAAGATCATCAATCTTTTTGACCGTTATACGCACGGCGGCCTCTCGCGCCGGGATTTTCTCGACCGTCTGGCGCTGGCCGCAGGATCGACTGCCGCGGCGACGGCGCTGCTGCCCCTGCTCGAAAACAATTATGCCGAGGCCGCGATGGTGGCTGAGGATGATCCGCGCCTGGCGCTCAGCGAGGGCGAGATTGCACCAGGCATCAAGGGCCTGCTCGCCATTCCCAAGGATGCCACAGGCAAGTTGCCGGGCGTACTGGTGATCCATGAGAACCGCGGTCTCAATCCGCACATCAAGGACGTGACCCGCCGCCTCGCCCTGGAAGGCTTCGTGGCCTTTGGCGCTGATTTCCTGGCGCCACGGGGTGGCACACCTGCCGATGAAGACAAGGCCCGCGAGATGATCGGCACGCTGCCGCCCGCAGACGTGGTCGCCTATGCCCAGACTGCGCTGAAGGCCATTGCCGCCCATCCCGCAACCAATGGCAAGGCGGGGGCCGTGGGCTTCTGCTGGGGCGGCGGCATGGTGAATGCGCTGGCGGTGGCAGACCCCACGCTGGCGGCAGGCGTTGCCTACTACGGCCAGCAGCCTCCCGCCGATGCGGTGCCGAAGATCACCGCACCCTTGCTCCTGCATTATGGCGGCCTCGACGAACGCATCAACGCCGGCATCGCGGTTTACGAGGCGGCACTGAAGGCCAACGGCAAGAGCTACGAACTCTACGTGTACGAAGGCGCCAACCACGCCTTCAACAACGACACCAATGCAACGCGCTACAACAAGGATGCCGCTGACCTCGCCTGGTCGCGCACCGTGGCTTTCCTGAAGAAGAACGTGGCGGGCATCGCATGA
- a CDS encoding DUF2948 family protein, with translation MTSPAFQDNPLLHLTAFDAEDLGVISAQMQDAVIRFADVSYLKRQRRFAFVANRFAWDMLPDRQRHRTGVSINDVTRVQRQGPQGLGDLTVLSLLALSFTPARGEDNPGGTITMTFSGGHVIALEVACIDVSLDDLGPAWSTEKTPEHGA, from the coding sequence CTGACGTCACCCGCATTTCAGGATAATCCCTTGCTGCATCTCACGGCCTTCGATGCGGAAGATCTCGGCGTCATCTCTGCGCAGATGCAGGATGCCGTGATCCGCTTTGCCGACGTGAGCTACCTGAAGCGGCAGCGGCGCTTTGCATTTGTGGCCAACCGCTTTGCCTGGGACATGCTGCCGGACCGGCAGCGTCACCGCACCGGCGTCTCGATCAACGATGTGACGCGCGTGCAACGCCAGGGTCCGCAAGGACTGGGCGATCTCACGGTCTTGTCGCTGCTCGCCCTCTCCTTCACACCAGCCCGTGGCGAAGACAATCCAGGTGGAACGATCACCATGACCTTCTCGGGCGGTCACGTGATCGCGCTTGAGGTTGCCTGCATCGACGTGAGTCTGGATGATCTCGGCCCGGCGTGGTCTACGGAGAAGACGCCGGAGCACGGGGCATGA